TCATTACAGCCAATAAATAGCATTAAAATTGATAATACGGTAAAAATGGTTTTTTTCATACGAAGTATTTCCAATTACATTTTATTTTTCAGCGAGTACAGTTTATTTTTAGTGCAAAGTTAATCGATTTAAACAAATATTGATAGGGATATGCAAACTGAAAAAGTGATAGACCACATAGTGGATTGGTTAAGGGATTATGCCACCAATGCCAAGCAGAAGGGATTTGTGATTGGTGTATCGGGCGGTATAGATTCTGCCGTGACCTCAACCCTTTGTGCAAAAACGGGACTGGACCTGCTCTGCTTGGAAATGCCCATACATCAGGCAGAAACTCAATCGGATAGGGCATCTAGGCATATTGATTGGTTGCAGGCTAATTTTGAGAACGTAAAACGACAGCCCGTAAACCTTACCCCTATCTTTGATGGTTTGGTAGCCGCATTCCCTACCGTTGCAAATGAAGAGGAACGCTTTATGTCTTTGGCCAACACACGTGCACGGCTGCGCATGACGAGCTTGTATTACTTTGCGGCCCTGAACCGTTATCTCGTTGCCGGTACCGGAAATAAGGTTGAAGATTTTGGTGTAGGGTTTTATACCAAATATGGAGATGGAGGTGTAGATTTAAGTCCGATAGCCGATTTGTTAAAAACAGAAGTATATGAAATCGCAAAGTTCTTGGGTGTGAACGAAGAAATTATAAAAGCCCCTCCAACAGATGGACTATGGGGAGATGACAGGACCGATGAAGACCAGATAGGTGCCTCCTATCCAGAATTGGAATGGGCCATGAGAATGAAAGACGAAGGTAAGACCATAGATGACTTTACGGGCCGTGACAGAGAGGTGTTCTCTATATTCAGTAGGTTTAATTCGATGAATCAACACAAAATGCTGCCCATTCCCATTTGTATAATTCCAGAAACGTTAAAATAAACCACTCACCTAACAATCAGGTATATAAAACGAGTTTTTGCTTACAAATTAATGGTTTAAAGAAAAATAGTACATCTTTGACTTCTAATTTAGATTATTAAGTCTTACATTGCATGTGCGGTTTTATACACAATCAGCACATAAAGACAATCTAGAAAACTCAACATAATGATCAAAGTTTTAATCGCGGACAACCACCCCATCGTCAGAATGGGCGTTAGAAACGTACTGGATTCCGCAACAGGTTTTGAAATGGTGGACGATGTTGCCACTACTGAAGAACTTTTTGAAAAACTGGAAAATGTAACCCCCGATGTTGTAATGCTAGAAATGGATATCCCGGAAATGAACGGTATAGCCGCCTTACGCAAAATCAAAAAGGAATATCCCGATGTAAAAGTCTTGATGTACAGCGGACAATCGGAAGATGTCTATGCGTTAAGTGCTATTAGGGCTGGTGCTTTCGGATACTTAGCCAAATCCTCGGATATCGATTACATTATTTCCGCAGTTACCAAAGTAAGTGAAGGGAGCATGTTCATCACCAACGAGTTGGCCCAAAGGTTAGCGTTCGATGAAGGCACCAAGAAGCCAAGAAGATTCTTCCGTAAGTTATCAACTAGGGAAGTAGAAGTTTTAAAACTTCTTGCCAGCGGAAAACGAAACAAAGAGGTAGCCCAAGGATTAAACCTCAATGAAAAAACAGTCAGTACCTATAAGGCACGTTTAATGAAAAAATTGAATGTGGACAACATGGTAGATTTATTGCAACAGGCAAAAGCGCTGGAACTGTATTAATCTGACACTAAATTATAAGATAAAAACCCGCATCTGCGGGTTTTTTTGGTTCAGGACAGCACCCTATTCAGTTTTTTGTTCAAAAGCTTGTTCAACTGCAGGTAGTTGATTATCTCCTCTAGAGTTTCCTTATTATCATCCTGCCTATGTTGCGTTTCGTTCTGCAAACTCTCCATACGTTTCTTAATTAGGAAGCAGCGGAGCGTTAAAATGGTCTCACTTACCAATTGGGAAATACCGGTGGCTTTACTTTTGGGGTAAATGTCCTTGCTTTCCCAATTATGTAGGGCATATTTTTCCTCTTCCATTAAAATAGAAGAAATATCATTGGCCATTTCCTGCTCTAAGTTGGAAATAAAACCATTAATGGAAAAATCTTCAGTTTCGTTAA
This sequence is a window from Maribacter aestuarii. Protein-coding genes within it:
- the nadE gene encoding NAD(+) synthase; amino-acid sequence: MQTEKVIDHIVDWLRDYATNAKQKGFVIGVSGGIDSAVTSTLCAKTGLDLLCLEMPIHQAETQSDRASRHIDWLQANFENVKRQPVNLTPIFDGLVAAFPTVANEEERFMSLANTRARLRMTSLYYFAALNRYLVAGTGNKVEDFGVGFYTKYGDGGVDLSPIADLLKTEVYEIAKFLGVNEEIIKAPPTDGLWGDDRTDEDQIGASYPELEWAMRMKDEGKTIDDFTGRDREVFSIFSRFNSMNQHKMLPIPICIIPETLK
- a CDS encoding response regulator, giving the protein MIKVLIADNHPIVRMGVRNVLDSATGFEMVDDVATTEELFEKLENVTPDVVMLEMDIPEMNGIAALRKIKKEYPDVKVLMYSGQSEDVYALSAIRAGAFGYLAKSSDIDYIISAVTKVSEGSMFITNELAQRLAFDEGTKKPRRFFRKLSTREVEVLKLLASGKRNKEVAQGLNLNEKTVSTYKARLMKKLNVDNMVDLLQQAKALELY